A genomic region of Streptomyces sp. NBC_00247 contains the following coding sequences:
- a CDS encoding ABC transporter permease codes for MTSATATDASGALPRPGATGTHHHAHSVRFAGTGVLLRLALRRDRVMVPVWLLAIGGSFASVAGSFAALYPTVADRVGLAASTNANGSLRALYGPVLGDSAGALVAWRMGGFGAGLAAVMSLIVVVRHTREEEETGRQEMLSAAPVGRRAPLTAALLAATVADLALAALVVLLLTAAGCGGTGAYALGLAVAGTGLLFGALAAVAAQFTGTARAAKGVTAAALGAAFVLKAAGDAASTGGSSALTRLSPFGWVENTRAYAGERWWVLLLFAAGTAALLALAFAFAARRDLGSGLFATRPGPATGRIATPYGLALRLQRGPLAGWTASFAVVGLVFGRLAGGAADLVGDNQKTREIIGRMGGAAGLTDAFLAAMAGMLGMVAALYVVSSALRPLAEETGGRAEPVLVAGASRTAWAGGHLLFAFGGAVAVVGAGGLGLAAGYGHRLPAVLGAALVQLPAIWLLGGVAVLLYGAAPRIAAAGSWGAAGLCLVLGWIGPAAGLPQAVLDVSPFAHLPKLPGEGLRGWALSGLTAGAAALVAAGLTALRRRDLRG; via the coding sequence ATGACCTCGGCGACGGCCACGGACGCCTCGGGCGCGCTCCCCCGCCCCGGCGCCACCGGCACCCACCACCACGCCCACTCGGTCCGGTTCGCCGGAACCGGAGTTCTGCTGCGCCTCGCACTCCGCCGCGACCGCGTGATGGTCCCCGTGTGGCTGCTGGCGATCGGCGGCTCGTTCGCCTCCGTGGCCGGCTCGTTCGCCGCCCTCTACCCGACCGTCGCCGACCGCGTCGGCCTCGCCGCCTCGACGAACGCCAACGGGAGCCTCCGGGCGCTGTACGGCCCCGTCCTCGGCGACTCGGCCGGTGCGCTCGTCGCCTGGCGGATGGGCGGATTCGGGGCCGGGCTGGCAGCGGTGATGTCGCTGATCGTCGTCGTGCGGCACACCCGCGAGGAGGAGGAGACCGGACGCCAGGAGATGCTCTCCGCCGCGCCGGTGGGCCGCCGTGCCCCGCTGACCGCCGCGCTCCTCGCCGCCACGGTGGCCGATCTGGCGCTCGCCGCCCTCGTGGTGCTCCTCCTGACGGCCGCCGGGTGCGGCGGTACCGGCGCGTACGCGCTGGGCCTCGCGGTCGCCGGGACGGGGCTGCTCTTCGGCGCCCTCGCCGCCGTCGCCGCCCAGTTCACCGGGACCGCGCGTGCCGCGAAGGGCGTGACCGCCGCCGCTCTCGGCGCCGCGTTCGTCCTGAAGGCCGCCGGTGACGCGGCGAGCACCGGCGGTTCCTCCGCCCTGACCCGGCTCTCCCCCTTCGGCTGGGTGGAGAACACCCGTGCGTACGCCGGCGAACGCTGGTGGGTACTCCTCCTCTTCGCCGCCGGTACCGCCGCGCTGCTGGCTCTCGCCTTCGCGTTCGCCGCCCGACGGGACCTGGGCAGCGGCCTGTTCGCGACCCGCCCGGGACCCGCGACCGGCCGGATCGCCACGCCGTACGGGCTGGCGCTGCGGCTCCAACGCGGCCCACTGGCCGGATGGACGGCGTCCTTCGCGGTGGTCGGGCTCGTCTTCGGCCGGCTGGCGGGCGGCGCGGCGGATCTCGTCGGCGACAACCAGAAGACGCGGGAGATCATCGGGCGGATGGGCGGCGCGGCCGGGCTGACCGACGCGTTCCTCGCCGCGATGGCCGGGATGCTCGGCATGGTCGCCGCCCTGTACGTGGTCTCCTCGGCGCTCCGGCCGCTCGCCGAGGAGACCGGCGGCCGGGCCGAGCCCGTGCTCGTGGCGGGCGCCTCCCGTACCGCCTGGGCCGGTGGGCACCTGCTCTTCGCCTTCGGCGGCGCGGTCGCCGTGGTGGGCGCGGGCGGCTTGGGCCTCGCCGCCGGTTACGGCCACCGCCTGCCTGCCGTGCTCGGCGCCGCCCTGGTCCAGCTCCCCGCGATCTGGCTGCTGGGCGGGGTGGCCGTGCTGCTGTACGGGGCGGCGCCCCGGATCGCCGCCGCCGGCTCCTGGGGTGCGGCCGGGCTCTGCCTGGTCCTCGGCTGGATCGGCCCGGCAGCCGGGCTTCCCCAGGCGGTGTTGGACGTGTCGCCCTTCGCCCATCTGCCGAAGCTCCCGGGGGAGGGGCTGCGGGGATGGGCCTTGTCCGGCCTGACCGCGGGGGCGGCGGCCCTGGTGGCGGCGGGCCTCACCGCGCTGCGCCGCCGGGACCTGCGGGGGTGA
- a CDS encoding cytochrome P450, with protein MHVSFDPWSPAFVADPYPAYAALRAAGRVHCFEPTRQWLIPHHADVSALLRDRRLGRTYLHRFTHEEFGVTPPPAAHEPFTTLNGQGLLDLEAPDHTRIRRLVSKAFTPRTVERLAPTVRRLAAELVDAFVAEGGGDLLAAVAEPLPVAVIAEMLGVPESDRPLLRPWSAAICGMFELNPSEETARAAVLASTEFSAYLRELIAVRREKPGEDLISGLIAAHDEDERLTEQEMVSTCVLLLNAGHEATVNTTVNGWRTLFHHPGQLAALRADHGLLSTAVEELLRYDTPLQMFERWVLDDIEIGGTVVPRGSEVALLFGSANRDPERFTDPDTLDLTRPDNPHVTFGAGIHYCLGAPLARVELAASFGELLRRAPGMRLVEEPEWHPGYVIRGLKGLHVEV; from the coding sequence ATGCACGTGTCCTTCGACCCCTGGTCACCCGCGTTCGTCGCCGACCCGTACCCCGCCTACGCCGCCCTGCGCGCCGCCGGCCGGGTCCACTGTTTCGAGCCGACCCGGCAGTGGCTGATCCCGCACCACGCCGACGTGTCGGCTCTGCTCCGCGACCGGCGGCTCGGCCGGACGTATCTGCACCGCTTCACCCACGAGGAGTTCGGCGTCACCCCGCCGCCCGCCGCGCACGAGCCGTTCACCACCCTCAACGGCCAGGGGCTGCTCGACCTGGAGGCGCCCGACCACACCCGCATCCGGCGTCTCGTCTCCAAGGCGTTCACGCCCCGCACGGTGGAGCGGCTCGCGCCGACCGTGCGGCGGCTGGCGGCCGAGCTGGTCGACGCGTTCGTGGCCGAGGGCGGCGGCGACCTGCTCGCGGCCGTCGCCGAACCGCTGCCGGTCGCCGTGATCGCCGAGATGCTGGGCGTCCCGGAGTCCGACCGGCCGCTGCTGCGCCCCTGGTCGGCCGCGATCTGCGGGATGTTCGAGCTGAACCCGTCGGAGGAGACCGCGCGGGCGGCCGTCCTGGCGTCCACCGAGTTCTCCGCGTATCTGCGCGAACTCATCGCCGTGCGGCGGGAGAAGCCGGGCGAGGACCTGATCTCGGGGCTCATCGCCGCCCACGACGAGGACGAACGGCTCACCGAACAGGAGATGGTCTCCACGTGTGTGCTGCTGCTCAACGCGGGCCACGAGGCGACCGTCAACACCACCGTGAACGGCTGGCGCACCCTCTTCCACCACCCCGGGCAGCTCGCCGCGCTCCGGGCCGACCACGGCCTGTTGTCCACAGCCGTGGAAGAACTCCTGCGGTACGACACCCCGTTGCAGATGTTCGAGCGCTGGGTGCTGGACGACATCGAGATCGGCGGCACCGTCGTCCCGCGCGGCTCCGAGGTCGCGCTGCTCTTCGGCTCCGCCAACCGCGACCCGGAGCGTTTCACCGACCCGGACACCCTCGACCTGACCCGCCCGGACAACCCGCACGTCACCTTCGGCGCGGGCATCCACTACTGCCTCGGTGCCCCACTGGCGCGCGTCGAACTGGCAGCTTCCTTCGGTGAGTTGTTGCGCAGGGCGCCGGGGATGCGGCTGGTCGAGGAGCCTGAGTGGCACCCGGGGTACGTGATCCGCGGGCTGAAGGGCCTGCACGTGGAGGTGTGA
- a CDS encoding response regulator transcription factor translates to MSDIRVLIVDDQMLVREGFSVLLNAMPGIEVVGEAVDGRQAVGRTAELAPDVVLMDIRMPEMNGIEATREIVAADADAKVLVLTTFDLDEYVYQALRAGASGFLLKDASARQLAEGVRVVASGEALLAPTVTRRLITEFAKLAQAPRPPALARIGDLTERETEVLVLVAQGFSNAEIAAHLVVAESTVKTHVSRVLVKLGLRDRTQAAVFAYEARLVTPG, encoded by the coding sequence GTGAGCGACATCCGGGTCCTGATCGTCGACGACCAGATGCTGGTCCGCGAGGGCTTCTCGGTACTGCTCAACGCCATGCCCGGGATCGAGGTCGTCGGCGAGGCGGTGGACGGGCGCCAGGCGGTCGGGCGCACCGCCGAACTCGCCCCGGACGTCGTGCTGATGGACATCCGGATGCCGGAGATGAACGGCATCGAGGCCACCCGGGAGATCGTCGCCGCCGACGCGGACGCCAAGGTACTGGTCCTCACCACCTTCGACCTCGACGAGTACGTCTACCAGGCCCTGCGCGCCGGGGCCTCGGGCTTCCTGCTCAAGGACGCCTCCGCCCGCCAACTTGCTGAAGGGGTACGGGTGGTGGCCTCAGGTGAGGCGCTCCTCGCGCCCACCGTGACGCGCCGGCTGATCACCGAGTTCGCCAAGCTGGCCCAGGCACCGAGACCCCCGGCCCTGGCCCGGATCGGGGACCTCACCGAACGCGAGACGGAGGTGCTGGTGCTGGTCGCGCAGGGGTTCTCCAACGCGGAGATCGCCGCCCACCTGGTGGTCGCCGAATCCACCGTCAAGACCCACGTGAGCCGGGTCCTGGTGAAGCTCGGGCTGCGCGACCGCACCCAGGCGGCGGTCTTCGCGTACGAGGCACGGCTGGTCACGCCGGGGTGA